Part of the Plectropomus leopardus isolate mb unplaced genomic scaffold, YSFRI_Pleo_2.0 unplaced_scaffold23276, whole genome shotgun sequence genome, TGTTATCGCGAGAGTCCAGTTTGTGATCTGAGTCGACTGTTTATAATTACAACACAGgtgatttatttgtttgtttgtttattttcttatctattcctcttttttattactactttattactttatttatgtatttattttccattcCCTCCTTATTATTACCACctagtttttcttatttttattattgttatttaatgtagtattattattattttagattttggatcTAAAACAGATTCTGCTGTGGTTGAAATTGATTTATAGTCAGTGGACGGAGGAGGACGAGATCGCAGACTACAAGAAGAACCAGGAGTGGATGGACGAGTGTATGGACGGGATGTTTGAGAAGTGGTACGACAAAATCGACGAAGAGGACTCCACGGAGGACAGGAGAAAGGTAACGCCAGAGTCCAATTACTGAGCAGGGTCGACTGTCTCCTCCTCCAAGAAGAgagcagaaatgttttcagagaatttgttttctttaaaagttcccaaaatttttttagagaaaaatatcactccttttataataaaaaaaatgtccttaatattaatttgccaaaaaaatgtaagaaaaaaaatcttcaaaaaaatttaagaaaaaaacaaatcagcattttttttcatttaaaattgtaaaagaaaTTTGAGAGCTgaaattgctcattttttttaaattaaaaaaatcttatttttaatttgccaacattttttaaagaaaaaaatcatctacattttctctttaaaagtcaccaaatattttatagaaaaaaacaaatcgtcagtttttttctttaatattcaGCAGTAAACTACAAAATATggccatttaaaattgtatgcTCCTCCCttgagccaaaataaaaaacatcgattgtcgtttcagagaatgtatggtctttaaaatttgcctcagtccttgaaaaatcctggaaattgaTTGTTAATAATTCACCCACAGATGCACATGTTCATTGCTCGTTACTGTGACCTGCTGAACGTTGTGATCTCCTGCGACGGCTGTGAGAGGATGGCGCCTTGGCACCGATACCGATGTCTGCAGTGCATGGACATGGACCTCTGCAAGACCTGCTTCCTCAGTgagctcacacactcacacaggagTCTCTGTCGCCCCGAGTTCACAGCAACAGTataacagctctgtgtgtgtgtgcgtgtgtgtgtgcgcgcacgcgcGTGTGTTTTGCCAGGTGGTGCCAAGCCCGAGGGCCACGAGGACGACCATGAGATGGTGAACATGGAGTACGCGTGCGACCACTGTCAGGGGCTCATCGTTGGCAGCAGGATCAACTGTAACGTCTGCGAAGACTTTGACCTGTGCTTCGGATGTTACAACGCAAAGAAGTATCCCGACAGGTGACGCACGTCACGATTAATctcacctgtcagtggtttacTACCACGGCGAACTGGGGCCattacagataaaataaaaattcaaaaatgaaaaaaacaaaactcagaaGTTAAGAGAAAAAGTTGGATATTCTCTGAGTTTATAAATTCACAAATTTGTGAGAAAGATCTCAGATTTTTTGGGGAAATAGTTAGATATTCTCTCAGTTTACAAAGTCAcaaaattgtgttaaaaaatcacaaatttctaagaaaaaaaggtcagatACTCTCTGAGTTCATAAAGTCAGAAATAgctgagaaaaaacacacatttctgagaaaaaatgtGGCCACTACATAAGTTTATgaagtcacaaatttgagtaAAAAAGTTGTGAGTTTATAAactcaaaacaattttctgacaaaaaaagtcgGATATGCTGAGAAAATTGCAAATTTTACTATGAAGGTAAAGTGGGCTCACATAATCTGATGAGTGCTTCTTGTCAAAAAtggatttaatttttcttaGAAATTTCCGACTATAAACT contains:
- the LOC121966146 gene encoding zinc finger ZZ-type and EF-hand domain-containing protein 1-like, translating into QWTEEDEIADYKKNQEWMDECMDGMFEKWYDKIDEEDSTEDRRKMHMFIARYCDLLNVVISCDGCERMAPWHRYRCLQCMDMDLCKTCFLSGAKPEGHEDDHEMVNMEYACDHCQGLIVGSRINCNVCEDFDLCFGCYNAKKYPDSHLPTHRITVYPMVTIRISDRHRLIQPYIHNYSWLLFAALALYTSELSSQKQAEGDALEQASALQTHCSQLITDCLLKGQSGK